From the genome of Ananas comosus cultivar F153 linkage group 16, ASM154086v1, whole genome shotgun sequence, one region includes:
- the LOC109721964 gene encoding protein CHUP1, chloroplastic-like isoform X2 — translation MEPIATVGAAFALAFARYFAANPLPRPRLPPPPSASGSDHSGKDGEICTVSRTGNFGGISNGLRVLQSEDAFAKVIHGASAAAIRTAPSISSNSEDEEPNQAAVTEDDATKEGRKTDLIVRASDEKPNSQDLEMEQEIMRLRNLVESLSQRQRELEMEMLENYGLKEREAATKELENRLKISSVEAKFLTLKVESLQDENQRLKNQILEFEGLKNKLELMKAKIKLLKKQLKLDGEETRARMAELKNRIDVLAEKENKDEEEKTELESKLARLTQLDEEAAKLRKMNSRLEEENLELARKLESFKSPEEDILEEAIRLREANENLSKEIERLRSNQCRDIEELVYLRWINACLRYELRNFQPPPGKISARDLNKIPSHRSEEKAKQLILEYSNSACNIDTFSSSQESPCGFTTAKRSSGSEKPPKLYSKLKKLVCGTSRSSGRKIASAGQSPTMWSSSERAEASPMSFTVDDEFTRKSFDSLSSCLSPEQVRDQLRRPQNHSRSRSDVVFSFDGKNTEFGEGSPVFYPNRRGSEMDPGEFDAVEEVVLKRFAEALSSSNASPEL, via the exons ATGGAACCAATCGCCACGGTCGGCGCGGCTTTCGCCCTCGCCTTCGCCCGATACTTCGCGGCGAATCCGCTTCCTCGGCCGcggcttcctcctcctccctctgcTTCAG GGTCTGATCATTCGGGAAAAGATGGAGAGATTTGCACTGTTTCCAGAACTGGCAATTTCGGAGGAATCAGTAATGGCCTTAGAGTTCTACAAAGT gAAGATGCTTTCGCAAAAGTAATCCACGGCGCATCGGCCGCCGCGATCAGAACCGCTCCTTCAATCAGTTCAAATTCAGAGGATGAAGAGCCTAATCAAGCAGCTGTAACAGAGGATGATGCGACTAAAGAAGGCCGGAAAACCGATTTGATCGTTCGTGCGAGCGACGAGAAACCCAATAGCCAAGATTTGGAGATGGAGCAGGAGATCATGCGCCTTCGGAATTTGGTAGAGTCCCTCTCCCAGAGACAAAGAGAACTCGAGATGGAAATGCTCGAAAACTATGGATTAAAAGAGCGGGAGGCTGCGACGAAAGAGCTCGAGAATCGGCTTAAAATAAGCTCTGTAGAGGCCAAGTTCTTAACTTTGAAGGTTGAGTCATTACAAGACGAGAACCAGAggcttaaaaatcaaattttggagTTTGAGGGGCTGAAAAATAAGCTAGAATTGATGAAGGCGAAGATTAAGCTTCTAAAGAAGCAGCTTAAATTGGACGGAGAGGAGACGAGGGCGAGGATGGCGGAGCTTAAAAATAGGATTGATGTGTTGGCGGAGAAGGAGAAtaaagatgaagaagagaaaACAGAGCTCGAGAGCAAGTTGGCGAGGCTGACGCAGTTAGACGAAGAGGCCGCGAAGCTTCGAAAGATGAATTCGAGGCTCGAAGAAGAGAATTTGGAGTTGGCGCGGAAGTTGGAGAGTTTCAAGAGCCCTGAG GAAGATATACTGGAGGAAGCAATTAGATTACGAGAGGCCAACGAGAATCTATCGAAGGAAATCGAACGGCTGCGAAGCAATCAATGCAGGGATATCGAGGAACTGGTGTACCTCAGATGGATCAATGCATGCTTAAGATACGAGTTAAGGAATTTCCAGCCCCCTCCAGGGAAAATATCAGCAAGAGACCTCAACAAAATCCCTAGCCACAGGTCAGAAGAAAAGGCCAAACAGCTCATATTGGAATACTCAAACTCAGCATGTAATATTGATACATTTTCCTCGTCTCAAGAATCGCCATGCGGTTTCACAACAGCGAAAAGAAGCAGCGGTTCGGAAAAGCCGCCGAAGCTCTACAGCAAGCTCAAGAAGCTGGTGTGTGGAACAAGCAGAAGCAGCGGTAGGAAAATCGCGTCTGCAGGTCAATCTCCTACAATGTGGAGCAGCTCAGAAAGAGCAGAAGCTTCGCCCATGAGCTTCACGGTAGACGACGAGTTTACGAGGAAGTCATTTGATAGTCTCTCTTCGTGCCTCTCCCCGGAACAAGTACGCGACCAACTCCGACGACCGCAGAACCACTCGCGGTCGAGGAGCGATGTTGTATTTTCCTTTGATGGAAAGAATACGGAATTCGGAGAGGGGAGTCCCGTCTTCTATCCAAACCGGCGCGGTTCGGAGATGGACCCTGGAGAATTTGATGCAGTTGAAGAGGTTGTGTTGAAGAGGTTTGCAGAAGCTTTGAGCAGTTCAAATGCATCACCTGAACTTTAG
- the LOC109722130 gene encoding B3 domain-containing protein LFL1-like, producing the protein MAGPTKNGASSSAAAAGSDDLRTAAAAVGGFRAGRKRRSSGRQRRRKPPHARVSSSSAAAAAPPPPLTLQKVSRRSDIASCSETALDLNVPALDPDVRFMFKQAVDGLRFILQKELRNSDVGPLGRIVLPKKEAEAHLPTLKARDGISINMYDLETFQLWTFKYRYWPNNRSRMYILENAGEYVKSHGLQLGDYIMMYKDDTKDKFIIRAKKTANKEEAVDSTDDGIFDSIVPDIVVASARYSDLFLPLGDGMSMAYNLSFAFAADFSMSFPDERAMGNDSINKSDG; encoded by the exons atggcaGGGCCCACCAAGAacggcgcctcctcctccgccgccgccgcgggctCCGACGACCtccgcaccgccgccgccgccgtcggcgGATTCCGCGCGGGGCGGAAGCGGCGGTCGTCCGGTCGGCAGCGCCGCCGCAAGCCGCCACACGCACGTGTaagctcctcctccgccgccgccgcggcgccgccCCCGCCACTCACTCTGCAAAAAGTTTCACGTAGATCGGATATCGCCTCTTGCAGT GAAACTGCGCTGGATTTGAATGTGCCTGCTCTTGATCCTGATGTAAGATTTATGTTCAAA CAAGCTGTGGATGGCTTGAGATTTATTCTTCAAAAAGAGCTCAGAAACAGCGATGTTGGCCCGCTCGGCAGGATTGTTCTTCCAAAG AAGGAGGCGGAGGCGCATCTTCCGACACTTAAAGCTCGCGACGGCATAAGTATAAATATGTATGATTTGGAGACCTTTCAACTCTGGACATTTAAATACAG ATATTGGCCTAACAATAGAAGCAGGATGTACATACTTGAAAATGCCG GGGAGTATGTTAAGTCTCATGGTCTTCAACTTGGTGATTACATCATGATGTACAAAGATGATACCAAAGACAAATTT ATAATCCGAGCAAAAAAGACAGCAAACAAGGAAGAGGCTGTCGATTCGACAGACGATGGGATTTTCGACTCAATCGTGCCGGACATTGTTGTAGCGAGTGCGAGGTACTCTGACCTCTTCCTACCATTGGGGGATGGTATGTCCATGGCATACAACCTAAGCTTCGCATTCGCAGCAGATTTTTCGATGAGTTTCCCCGATGAGAGAGCAATGGGGAACGACAGCATCAATAAGAGCGACGGCTAA
- the LOC109721964 gene encoding protein CHUP1, chloroplastic-like isoform X1, with protein MEPIATVGAAFALAFARYFAANPLPRPRLPPPPSASVTGSDHSGKDGEICTVSRTGNFGGISNGLRVLQSEDAFAKVIHGASAAAIRTAPSISSNSEDEEPNQAAVTEDDATKEGRKTDLIVRASDEKPNSQDLEMEQEIMRLRNLVESLSQRQRELEMEMLENYGLKEREAATKELENRLKISSVEAKFLTLKVESLQDENQRLKNQILEFEGLKNKLELMKAKIKLLKKQLKLDGEETRARMAELKNRIDVLAEKENKDEEEKTELESKLARLTQLDEEAAKLRKMNSRLEEENLELARKLESFKSPEEDILEEAIRLREANENLSKEIERLRSNQCRDIEELVYLRWINACLRYELRNFQPPPGKISARDLNKIPSHRSEEKAKQLILEYSNSACNIDTFSSSQESPCGFTTAKRSSGSEKPPKLYSKLKKLVCGTSRSSGRKIASAGQSPTMWSSSERAEASPMSFTVDDEFTRKSFDSLSSCLSPEQVRDQLRRPQNHSRSRSDVVFSFDGKNTEFGEGSPVFYPNRRGSEMDPGEFDAVEEVVLKRFAEALSSSNASPEL; from the exons ATGGAACCAATCGCCACGGTCGGCGCGGCTTTCGCCCTCGCCTTCGCCCGATACTTCGCGGCGAATCCGCTTCCTCGGCCGcggcttcctcctcctccctctgcTTCAG TGACAGGGTCTGATCATTCGGGAAAAGATGGAGAGATTTGCACTGTTTCCAGAACTGGCAATTTCGGAGGAATCAGTAATGGCCTTAGAGTTCTACAAAGT gAAGATGCTTTCGCAAAAGTAATCCACGGCGCATCGGCCGCCGCGATCAGAACCGCTCCTTCAATCAGTTCAAATTCAGAGGATGAAGAGCCTAATCAAGCAGCTGTAACAGAGGATGATGCGACTAAAGAAGGCCGGAAAACCGATTTGATCGTTCGTGCGAGCGACGAGAAACCCAATAGCCAAGATTTGGAGATGGAGCAGGAGATCATGCGCCTTCGGAATTTGGTAGAGTCCCTCTCCCAGAGACAAAGAGAACTCGAGATGGAAATGCTCGAAAACTATGGATTAAAAGAGCGGGAGGCTGCGACGAAAGAGCTCGAGAATCGGCTTAAAATAAGCTCTGTAGAGGCCAAGTTCTTAACTTTGAAGGTTGAGTCATTACAAGACGAGAACCAGAggcttaaaaatcaaattttggagTTTGAGGGGCTGAAAAATAAGCTAGAATTGATGAAGGCGAAGATTAAGCTTCTAAAGAAGCAGCTTAAATTGGACGGAGAGGAGACGAGGGCGAGGATGGCGGAGCTTAAAAATAGGATTGATGTGTTGGCGGAGAAGGAGAAtaaagatgaagaagagaaaACAGAGCTCGAGAGCAAGTTGGCGAGGCTGACGCAGTTAGACGAAGAGGCCGCGAAGCTTCGAAAGATGAATTCGAGGCTCGAAGAAGAGAATTTGGAGTTGGCGCGGAAGTTGGAGAGTTTCAAGAGCCCTGAG GAAGATATACTGGAGGAAGCAATTAGATTACGAGAGGCCAACGAGAATCTATCGAAGGAAATCGAACGGCTGCGAAGCAATCAATGCAGGGATATCGAGGAACTGGTGTACCTCAGATGGATCAATGCATGCTTAAGATACGAGTTAAGGAATTTCCAGCCCCCTCCAGGGAAAATATCAGCAAGAGACCTCAACAAAATCCCTAGCCACAGGTCAGAAGAAAAGGCCAAACAGCTCATATTGGAATACTCAAACTCAGCATGTAATATTGATACATTTTCCTCGTCTCAAGAATCGCCATGCGGTTTCACAACAGCGAAAAGAAGCAGCGGTTCGGAAAAGCCGCCGAAGCTCTACAGCAAGCTCAAGAAGCTGGTGTGTGGAACAAGCAGAAGCAGCGGTAGGAAAATCGCGTCTGCAGGTCAATCTCCTACAATGTGGAGCAGCTCAGAAAGAGCAGAAGCTTCGCCCATGAGCTTCACGGTAGACGACGAGTTTACGAGGAAGTCATTTGATAGTCTCTCTTCGTGCCTCTCCCCGGAACAAGTACGCGACCAACTCCGACGACCGCAGAACCACTCGCGGTCGAGGAGCGATGTTGTATTTTCCTTTGATGGAAAGAATACGGAATTCGGAGAGGGGAGTCCCGTCTTCTATCCAAACCGGCGCGGTTCGGAGATGGACCCTGGAGAATTTGATGCAGTTGAAGAGGTTGTGTTGAAGAGGTTTGCAGAAGCTTTGAGCAGTTCAAATGCATCACCTGAACTTTAG